Proteins found in one Desulfatibacillum aliphaticivorans DSM 15576 genomic segment:
- a CDS encoding CoA-transferase subunit beta, with translation MSDFSGDYIKPELMACCGAREIEDNNVVIVGTGFPTMSANIAKYTHAPNAVLMQESGVIDAQPKRPALSVGDPCLNPGAAMIGGLVDIMGMLLQAGHVDVGFLSGSQVDRFGNINTTVIGPYEAPKTRLPGSGGANPIGCLARKTLIIALHDKRRLAHKVDFITTPGYIDGPGAREKWGMPENTGPHVLITNKAVLRFDKDTKEAYLASYHPGSTIEEIRDNTPWDLKVSDSVHETLPPTEEELRALREKLDPFRMISIYEKKGYV, from the coding sequence ATGAGCGATTTTTCCGGAGATTATATCAAGCCCGAGCTTATGGCGTGCTGCGGCGCCCGGGAGATTGAGGATAACAATGTGGTGATCGTGGGCACGGGGTTCCCCACCATGTCGGCCAACATCGCCAAATACACCCATGCGCCCAATGCGGTTTTGATGCAGGAGTCCGGCGTGATCGACGCCCAGCCCAAAAGGCCGGCGCTTTCCGTGGGCGATCCCTGCCTGAACCCCGGAGCCGCCATGATCGGCGGCCTGGTGGACATCATGGGCATGCTGCTTCAGGCAGGCCATGTGGACGTGGGGTTTTTATCAGGCAGCCAGGTGGACCGGTTCGGGAACATCAACACCACGGTCATCGGCCCTTACGAGGCGCCGAAAACCCGCCTTCCCGGCAGCGGGGGCGCCAATCCTATCGGCTGCCTGGCCAGGAAGACCCTCATCATCGCCCTGCACGACAAACGCAGGCTGGCCCATAAGGTGGATTTCATCACCACGCCCGGCTACATCGACGGCCCGGGCGCCCGGGAAAAATGGGGCATGCCGGAAAACACCGGCCCTCATGTGCTTATCACCAACAAGGCGGTGCTGCGTTTTGACAAGGATACCAAGGAGGCCTACCTGGCCTCGTACCATCCCGGCAGCACCATTGAGGAGATCAGGGACAACACCCCGTGGGATTTGAAGGTTTCGGATTCGGTTCACGAAACCTTGCCCCCCACGGAGGAGGAGTTGAGGGCGCTCCGGGAGAAATTGGACCCCTTCCGCATGATCTCCATCTACGAGAAAAAAGGATATGTATAG
- a CDS encoding sodium/glutamate symporter, translating to MTSELFTRLVQEFSILSGLLLAGFFLRAKIKLFQNLFLPASVIGGFLGLLLGPVVLKTHAVLPIPDEFIKDFALIPGILILPIIASVPLGLGLDPMQTPLDKKQKSQVLPMFLLSVGCAFGLFALGFATKMVFSRIMPELEIYPAFGMELALGFFGGHGTAGLIGNILQKLNQPAWEVAQGVAVTSATVGLVFGILFGMIFINIAARKNKISNLTDPRDLPEEMRKGYQQRLDEQTAVCRETTHSSSVDSLALHVAIILGVCGVSYVLVAFLKAHHVPLLSNIAEWAYAIALMLIVNNIIKRLDLGFLIDGRIKTKFASLLVDYSIVAAIASLPVSAVLKYAVPMIVMFILGLLMVYLIIMVLGIRLFKDYEFERSIALFGQSTGVIMTGILLLRICDSNLSTPVLKDFSISYALATLVCYALLLPVIKLLPNSFAIFCLTGGVCAACIVGAVIYSRLKLRKE from the coding sequence ATGACGTCAGAACTTTTCACCCGTTTGGTTCAGGAATTCAGCATCCTCAGCGGATTGCTGCTGGCCGGTTTTTTTCTGCGAGCTAAAATCAAACTGTTTCAGAACCTGTTTCTTCCCGCGTCGGTAATCGGCGGATTTTTAGGCCTTTTGCTGGGCCCCGTGGTTTTGAAGACGCACGCCGTCCTGCCCATACCGGACGAATTCATCAAGGACTTTGCATTGATTCCCGGCATACTGATTCTGCCCATTATCGCGTCCGTGCCTTTGGGGCTTGGGTTGGACCCCATGCAGACGCCTTTGGACAAAAAGCAGAAAAGCCAGGTGCTGCCCATGTTTCTATTAAGCGTGGGCTGCGCGTTCGGGCTCTTCGCTTTGGGATTCGCCACAAAAATGGTTTTTTCCCGCATCATGCCGGAACTGGAAATCTACCCGGCCTTTGGCATGGAGCTGGCGCTCGGCTTTTTCGGCGGCCACGGAACGGCCGGGCTTATCGGAAACATCCTGCAAAAGCTGAATCAACCGGCCTGGGAAGTGGCCCAGGGCGTGGCCGTCACGTCCGCCACCGTGGGGCTGGTCTTCGGCATCCTGTTCGGGATGATTTTCATCAATATCGCGGCCCGGAAAAACAAAATCAGCAACCTGACCGATCCCAGAGACCTGCCCGAGGAAATGCGCAAGGGCTACCAGCAGCGTCTGGATGAACAAACCGCAGTGTGCCGCGAAACAACTCATTCCTCCTCCGTGGACTCCCTGGCCCTGCATGTGGCCATCATCCTGGGAGTATGCGGGGTTTCTTACGTGCTGGTGGCTTTTCTCAAAGCGCATCACGTGCCCCTGCTTTCCAACATCGCCGAATGGGCTTACGCCATCGCCCTGATGCTGATAGTGAACAACATTATTAAAAGGCTGGACCTGGGCTTTCTTATCGACGGAAGAATCAAAACAAAGTTCGCGTCCCTTTTGGTGGATTATTCCATTGTGGCGGCTATTGCCAGCCTGCCGGTGAGCGCCGTCCTCAAGTACGCCGTTCCCATGATCGTCATGTTCATCCTGGGGCTGCTCATGGTGTATTTGATCATTATGGTGCTGGGAATTCGCTTGTTCAAGGATTACGAGTTCGAGCGCAGCATCGCCCTTTTCGGACAGAGCACGGGCGTTATCATGACGGGCATTCTCTTGCTGAGGATTTGCGACTCCAACCTGTCCACGCCGGTGTTGAAGGATTTTTCCATCAGCTACGCCCTGGCCACCCTGGTTTGCTACGCCCTGCTGCTGCCGGTGATCAAATTGCTGCCAAACTCCTTCGCCATATTCTGCCTGACAGGCGGGGTGTGTGCGGCGTGTATAGTCGGCGCAGTAATTTACAGCCGATTAAAGTTGCGCAAGGAGTGA
- a CDS encoding PadR family transcriptional regulator — MSVKYSILGLLHYEDMHGYRIKEHIEKNFGYMWSVNYGQIYPNLKKLEQEGLISMREEVQNGKKGPPKKLYSLTEAGRDAFQEWLAGSPERSMLLRDPFLMRFVFFGFGDKERALELIDEQITAYEWDLAGRLSKKEKWRTKDVFVNQLAELGIEMNKMMLAWLKETRQKVAAEVQDQ, encoded by the coding sequence ATGTCGGTTAAATACTCCATCCTCGGCCTGCTTCATTACGAAGACATGCACGGATACCGTATCAAAGAGCATATTGAGAAGAATTTCGGGTATATGTGGTCCGTAAACTACGGGCAGATTTATCCCAACCTGAAAAAACTGGAGCAGGAAGGCCTCATATCCATGCGGGAAGAGGTCCAGAACGGCAAAAAAGGGCCGCCGAAAAAACTGTACTCCCTGACCGAGGCGGGGCGGGATGCGTTTCAGGAATGGCTGGCCGGTTCGCCGGAAAGAAGCATGCTGTTGCGCGATCCCTTTTTGATGCGGTTCGTTTTTTTCGGATTCGGGGACAAGGAACGCGCTCTGGAGCTTATAGACGAGCAAATTACAGCCTACGAATGGGACCTGGCCGGCCGGCTTTCCAAAAAGGAAAAATGGCGGACCAAGGACGTTTTTGTCAATCAATTGGCCGAACTGGGCATTGAAATGAACAAAATGATGCTGGCCTGGCTGAAGGAAACCCGCCAAAAGGTCGCGGCCGAGGTTCAGGATCAATAA
- a CDS encoding DUF6713 family protein yields MAAEILFYCGLSLLFVHELDAIHRHEWRMFPGLSRLREEVAYPAFALAHIPLFLLLLILAGHPSDTVQFWFQAVVDGFLVVHLGLHLLLKGHDKNEFANSVSRIIMGAAALIGLIHLIIITT; encoded by the coding sequence ATGGCGGCGGAGATTCTTTTTTATTGCGGCTTGTCTCTTTTATTCGTCCACGAACTGGACGCCATCCACCGGCACGAATGGCGGATGTTCCCCGGCCTGTCCAGGCTTAGGGAGGAAGTGGCTTATCCCGCCTTCGCCCTGGCCCACATCCCATTGTTTCTGCTGCTGCTGATTTTGGCCGGGCATCCCTCGGACACGGTGCAGTTTTGGTTCCAAGCGGTGGTGGACGGCTTTCTTGTGGTGCACCTGGGCCTGCATCTTCTGCTTAAGGGGCACGACAAAAACGAGTTCGCCAATTCCGTTTCACGGATTATCATGGGGGCTGCGGCGCTGATCGGTTTGATTCATTTGATCATAATAACAACATGA
- a CDS encoding CoA transferase subunit A, producing the protein MSKVMSMKEAIAANVRSGDFLFIGGYVCRTPFSAIHEIIRQRITDLTITRSNAADDFDMMIGAGCVKRFIATFLSLGVYGLGRCFRRSLEKGIPRKIELEEYTNLALPMMLMAGAMGMPFVPIRDMAGSDLLKVKSFMGEDKYKLIESPFDGRPTILVPALNPDVGIIHVQQADEFGNAQMWGIGGDCMYGANASKKVIVSCERIVSRETVGKDPSRTIVPGGRVVAVVEEPYGSHPGYTPGFYDADFSFGYLYQQASNTEEGFKAFLDEWVYGMEDRTAYIQHYIQKFGYEAYKKLGAEFDYSFPVSYAY; encoded by the coding sequence ATGAGCAAAGTCATGTCCATGAAGGAGGCCATAGCAGCCAATGTGCGCAGCGGAGATTTTCTGTTCATTGGCGGCTATGTTTGCCGCACTCCATTTTCCGCCATTCATGAAATCATCCGTCAGAGGATTACGGATCTGACCATCACCCGCAGCAATGCGGCGGATGATTTTGACATGATGATCGGAGCGGGATGCGTCAAACGTTTTATTGCAACCTTTCTTTCTCTGGGAGTGTACGGTCTCGGCCGATGCTTCCGCCGCTCTTTGGAAAAGGGGATTCCCCGTAAGATTGAGTTGGAGGAGTACACCAACCTGGCCCTGCCCATGATGCTCATGGCCGGCGCCATGGGCATGCCTTTCGTTCCCATCCGGGACATGGCGGGCAGCGACCTTCTTAAGGTCAAGTCGTTCATGGGGGAGGACAAGTACAAGCTGATCGAATCCCCCTTTGACGGCAGGCCCACCATCCTGGTTCCGGCTTTGAATCCTGACGTGGGCATCATCCATGTGCAGCAGGCGGACGAGTTCGGCAACGCCCAGATGTGGGGAATCGGTGGGGATTGCATGTACGGGGCCAACGCATCCAAAAAGGTCATCGTGTCATGCGAGAGAATCGTAAGCCGCGAGACCGTGGGCAAAGACCCTTCCCGGACCATCGTGCCGGGCGGCAGAGTGGTTGCGGTGGTGGAAGAACCCTACGGCTCTCATCCCGGTTACACGCCGGGCTTTTACGACGCGGATTTCTCGTTCGGATATCTTTACCAGCAGGCCTCCAACACGGAGGAGGGGTTCAAGGCTTTTTTGGATGAGTGGGTGTATGGGATGGAGGATCGCACCGCGTATATCCAGCACTACATCCAAAAGTTCGGATACGAAGCCTACAAAAAACTGGGCGCCGAGTTCGATTACAGCTTTCCCGTAAGCTACGCCTATTAA
- a CDS encoding PilZ domain-containing protein, translating to MAVEKGREERRKHPRFPKKISIQINDRSLSVLDYGKKESGARAAEVVMGKDISEGGLCFFSRIPYEVKAVLGLIIRISDLDQVKRRLPMYLAVSSIPIAAEGEVVRCQPMADGSGYEVGVRFVDIFEDDYKILMGGLGE from the coding sequence ATGGCAGTCGAGAAAGGCCGGGAGGAAAGAAGGAAGCATCCGCGGTTTCCAAAAAAGATAAGCATCCAGATAAATGACCGCTCCTTAAGCGTTTTGGATTACGGAAAAAAAGAAAGTGGCGCCAGGGCTGCGGAAGTGGTAATGGGGAAGGATATCAGTGAGGGCGGCTTGTGTTTTTTCAGCCGGATTCCTTACGAGGTTAAGGCGGTACTGGGCCTGATCATACGGATTTCGGACCTGGACCAGGTAAAACGCCGCCTGCCTATGTATCTTGCGGTTTCCTCCATTCCCATTGCAGCGGAGGGGGAGGTTGTGCGGTGCCAGCCAATGGCTGACGGCTCGGGATACGAGGTGGGCGTGCGATTCGTGGACATCTTTGAGGATGATTATAAGATCCTCATGGGAGGCCTGGGCGAATAA
- a CDS encoding tyrosine-type recombinase/integrase, translating to MAEDFLRDYRINKKRSLARADLCVRKLKRSFGRDSVPAITTPRINQYIEKRMEEGAANATINRELSALKRMLNLGAEQTPPLVDRVPKIKMLQEDNVRTGFFEHDEFLGVRDALPDYLQGFVTFGYKYGWRFQEIAGLTWAQVDRDRWTARLEVGTTKNKAGRMVFLDPELIEIFKTQWKQRSKHINILPYVFPNRRHTGKIVEIRFAWKNALKEAGVSYKLFHDLRRTAVRNMVRAGVPENVAMRVSGHKTRAVFDRYNIVDERDLLMATELREKYLAKCCGHNLGAISGLEQNTQVGCGDGKNRNRSGL from the coding sequence TTGGCAGAAGACTTTTTGCGTGACTACCGAATCAACAAAAAGCGCTCTTTGGCCAGAGCCGACCTGTGCGTACGAAAACTGAAGCGCAGTTTTGGCAGGGATTCTGTGCCAGCCATAACCACCCCTCGCATCAATCAGTACATTGAAAAGCGGATGGAGGAAGGAGCGGCCAACGCCACCATCAATCGGGAGCTATCAGCATTAAAGAGAATGCTGAACTTGGGCGCAGAACAGACGCCGCCGTTAGTGGATAGAGTTCCAAAAATCAAAATGCTGCAAGAGGATAATGTCCGAACGGGTTTTTTCGAGCATGATGAGTTTTTGGGCGTCCGAGATGCGCTTCCCGACTACCTTCAAGGCTTTGTCACCTTCGGATACAAATATGGGTGGCGCTTTCAGGAAATAGCCGGTCTGACCTGGGCGCAGGTTGATCGAGACCGCTGGACCGCACGGCTTGAAGTCGGGACTACCAAGAACAAGGCCGGGCGCATGGTGTTTTTGGATCCGGAACTGATTGAGATCTTTAAGACCCAATGGAAGCAGCGCTCCAAACACATAAACATTTTACCTTATGTTTTTCCAAACCGAAGGCATACCGGAAAAATAGTGGAAATCAGATTTGCCTGGAAAAACGCCCTGAAAGAAGCCGGGGTCTCGTACAAACTGTTTCACGATTTAAGACGGACTGCGGTGCGAAACATGGTCAGGGCCGGAGTCCCTGAAAATGTGGCTATGCGGGTGTCAGGACATAAGACCCGGGCGGTTTTTGACCGCTACAATATAGTGGATGAACGGGATCTTTTGATGGCTACAGAACTACGTGAGAAATACCTGGCAAAATGCTGCGGGCACAATTTAGGCGCAATTTCGGGGTTGGAGCAAAACACGCAGGTTGGCTGCGGCGATGGTAAAAATCGCAACCGTTCGGGATTATAA
- a CDS encoding acyl-CoA dehydrogenase family protein, whose product MDFSLSKEQAMLLESLRDMGKRENFKELAVEIDKTGEFPHELMKKYAQMDLLGMTLSAEHGGADMDALTAILAIEELAKFSPMIAAPVFESNVGPARVISLFGTEEQKKAVIPGVCSGDLSVSVCMTEPQAGSDLTSLDTNVEEKDGHYVLNGTKVFITGGGMASHYLVYTRFEGIKGHKGIGAVLVESGAEGFTFGKQEVFLGLRGMPSCALYFDNVKIPKENVVIKAGDFGKLMLAFDIERCGNAAMCLGTAGGAFEEARRYAMERQAFGRPICEFQGLQFTFADMAMKLDAARLLVYRAASGAGQGLPSIYEASMGKCYANEMVKEVTDAALQILGGYGYSTDYPLERMVRDARAWQVAGGSLQMLRVTIASVLFGRRFNQRA is encoded by the coding sequence ATGGATTTCTCGCTATCCAAAGAACAAGCCATGTTGCTGGAAAGCCTCCGGGACATGGGAAAACGCGAAAATTTTAAGGAGCTGGCCGTTGAAATCGACAAAACCGGCGAGTTCCCCCACGAACTCATGAAAAAATACGCCCAGATGGATTTGCTTGGCATGACCCTTTCGGCCGAGCACGGCGGCGCGGACATGGACGCCCTTACGGCGATCCTGGCCATTGAAGAGCTTGCCAAGTTCAGCCCCATGATCGCGGCTCCCGTGTTTGAGTCCAATGTGGGGCCGGCCCGGGTGATCAGCCTGTTCGGGACCGAAGAGCAGAAAAAAGCCGTGATCCCCGGCGTATGCTCGGGAGACCTGAGCGTCTCCGTATGCATGACCGAGCCCCAGGCCGGCTCCGACCTTACCAGCCTGGATACCAACGTGGAGGAGAAAGACGGTCACTACGTCCTGAACGGAACCAAGGTGTTCATCACCGGCGGAGGCATGGCCAGCCATTATTTGGTCTATACCCGGTTCGAGGGGATCAAGGGGCATAAAGGCATTGGCGCGGTGCTGGTGGAAAGCGGCGCCGAGGGATTCACCTTTGGCAAGCAGGAGGTGTTTTTGGGATTGCGCGGCATGCCATCCTGCGCCCTGTATTTCGACAACGTAAAAATCCCCAAGGAAAACGTAGTGATAAAAGCCGGAGACTTCGGAAAGCTCATGCTGGCCTTTGACATCGAGCGCTGCGGCAACGCGGCCATGTGCCTGGGAACGGCCGGCGGCGCCTTTGAGGAAGCCCGCCGTTACGCCATGGAGCGCCAGGCATTCGGCAGGCCTATCTGCGAGTTCCAGGGCCTGCAGTTCACCTTCGCGGACATGGCCATGAAACTGGATGCCGCCAGGCTGCTGGTCTACCGGGCCGCGTCCGGGGCTGGGCAGGGCCTGCCCTCCATTTACGAGGCCTCCATGGGCAAGTGCTACGCCAACGAAATGGTCAAGGAAGTGACCGACGCCGCCCTGCAAATCCTCGGGGGATACGGTTACAGCACGGACTACCCCCTGGAAAGAATGGTGCGGGACGCCAGAGCGTGGCAGGTGGCGGGAGGAAGCCTGCAAATGCTCCGGGTCACCATAGCCAGCGTGTTATTCGGCCGCCGCTTCAATCAGCGGGCTTAG
- a CDS encoding DUF554 domain-containing protein — translation MLGTIVNTGAILAGSLAGMAAGKRLPSRIKEILMQGMGLCIIYLGMSMALEGEKALLTVGAVLLGAVTGELMQIERLLEKLAEKLKNMMGSASPTFVEGFVTASVIYLVGAMMILGCIDDGVKNDPTLLFIKSILDGVGSLALASSLGIGVAFSALSVFVVQGALTLTASYMVFLTEPAVLAALTSVGGILVMGIGVTILDVKRIRTANLLPAIVYAVIGGMLWG, via the coding sequence GTGTTAGGCACTATCGTAAACACCGGGGCGATTCTGGCCGGCAGCCTCGCCGGCATGGCCGCAGGCAAACGTCTGCCTTCGCGGATTAAAGAAATTCTTATGCAAGGCATGGGGCTTTGCATCATTTATTTGGGAATGAGCATGGCCCTGGAGGGGGAGAAGGCTCTGCTAACCGTAGGAGCTGTGCTGCTTGGAGCCGTCACCGGCGAGTTGATGCAGATTGAGCGGCTTTTGGAGAAGTTGGCGGAAAAGCTGAAAAACATGATGGGCTCCGCCTCCCCGACTTTTGTGGAAGGTTTTGTGACCGCCTCCGTGATCTACCTCGTAGGCGCCATGATGATTTTAGGCTGCATTGACGACGGCGTCAAAAACGATCCTACCTTGTTGTTCATCAAATCCATCCTGGACGGCGTGGGCTCCCTGGCCCTGGCTTCCTCTTTGGGGATCGGGGTGGCTTTTTCCGCCCTTTCCGTGTTTGTGGTTCAGGGCGCGCTGACCCTGACCGCGTCTTATATGGTCTTTTTGACGGAGCCTGCCGTGCTGGCGGCCCTGACTTCCGTGGGCGGCATCCTGGTCATGGGCATCGGCGTCACCATTCTGGACGTCAAAAGAATACGGACCGCCAACCTGCTGCCCGCCATTGTATACGCCGTAATAGGGGGGATGCTTTGGGGCTAA
- a CDS encoding MmgE/PrpD family protein, protein MNAPEEVKYTEQLAAFCANIRFEALPAEIALKAKLCILDYIANIYGSLEMDAVNQVVEYIKSLGTSGAASAFGCGFRTDIHNAAFINGTAAEAIEAQDGVRFGGNHPGVSVIPAALALAESKGLDGKKVIEAIAAGYEAADRIAAAMHPWHTLGGFLPTGTCGTFGAAAAAGRLLDFEPAVMASAFGNAGYLLPISTAETLMGGFTVKIVQGGQSASAGLMAAGLAQRNITGAPYIVEGSHLNGGFAKITTAADPTLNRLVQNLGEPYSLEDVYFKPYTACRHTHGAAQATLGLCRESKIDPAAVESIKVFTYGIAQLAVGKQIAPEDTFVSAQFSIPYVVSACLFDGDLGPSQLTEKRLADKELVAFSRKVTVEADDELNAAYPEKTSSRVMIRLKDGTELVKQVDIPKGDPRDPMEYGDVLDKLKRFSGHRDDAKMERIGEAVLNLEKMDDVRELAAMI, encoded by the coding sequence ATGAATGCACCTGAAGAAGTTAAATACACGGAGCAACTGGCCGCGTTTTGCGCAAACATCCGGTTTGAGGCTTTGCCCGCGGAAATTGCGCTCAAAGCCAAGCTCTGCATCCTTGATTATATCGCCAACATCTACGGCTCTTTGGAGATGGACGCCGTAAACCAGGTCGTGGAATACATCAAATCCCTGGGAACCAGCGGCGCCGCCTCGGCTTTCGGCTGCGGCTTCAGGACCGACATCCACAACGCCGCTTTTATTAACGGAACCGCCGCCGAAGCCATCGAGGCCCAGGACGGGGTGCGGTTTGGCGGAAATCACCCGGGCGTGTCCGTCATTCCGGCGGCTTTGGCCCTGGCCGAAAGCAAAGGCCTGGACGGAAAAAAGGTGATCGAAGCCATCGCCGCCGGATACGAAGCCGCCGACCGAATCGCCGCGGCCATGCATCCCTGGCACACCCTGGGAGGCTTTTTACCCACCGGAACCTGTGGAACCTTCGGCGCGGCCGCCGCCGCGGGCAGGCTGCTTGATTTCGAACCGGCGGTCATGGCTTCGGCGTTCGGCAATGCAGGATATTTGCTGCCCATATCCACGGCCGAAACCCTCATGGGCGGCTTTACCGTCAAAATCGTTCAAGGCGGCCAATCCGCCAGCGCAGGCCTTATGGCCGCGGGCCTAGCTCAACGAAACATCACCGGCGCGCCTTATATTGTGGAAGGCTCCCACCTGAACGGCGGGTTCGCCAAGATCACCACGGCCGCCGATCCCACCCTAAACAGGCTCGTGCAAAACTTGGGCGAGCCGTATTCCCTGGAAGACGTTTACTTTAAGCCCTACACCGCCTGCCGCCACACCCACGGGGCCGCCCAGGCGACTCTCGGCCTTTGTAGGGAGAGCAAAATAGATCCGGCAGCCGTGGAATCCATCAAGGTTTTCACTTACGGCATCGCCCAACTGGCCGTGGGCAAGCAAATCGCGCCGGAAGACACCTTTGTCTCCGCCCAGTTTTCCATCCCCTACGTGGTTTCCGCATGCCTGTTTGACGGCGACCTGGGGCCTTCCCAGCTTACGGAAAAGCGCCTGGCCGACAAAGAGCTTGTGGCGTTTTCCCGAAAAGTGACGGTAGAGGCGGACGACGAGTTGAACGCCGCTTATCCCGAAAAAACGTCCAGCCGGGTGATGATCCGTCTGAAAGACGGGACGGAGCTTGTGAAGCAAGTGGACATCCCCAAGGGAGATCCCAGGGATCCCATGGAATACGGAGACGTCCTGGACAAGCTGAAAAGATTCTCCGGCCACAGGGATGACGCCAAGATGGAGCGCATCGGAGAAGCTGTCCTCAACCTGGAAAAGATGGATGACGTCCGGGAGCTGGCGGCCATGATCTGA
- a CDS encoding peptidase U32 family protein yields the protein MALDKPEILAPAGDKTCFLAAVAGGADAVYMGLKHFSARMAAQNFSMAELAQLRHLADEKNVRMYIAMNVMAKSGDLNAVGRQVDKLRRYAKPDALIVQDLGVAAAARQAGYAGEIHLSTLANVTHPAALPLVHEKLGINRVILPRELSIDEIKQCDQACPDSMTLEVFVHGALCYGVSGRCYWSTYLGGKSSLRGRCVQPCRRMYSQGGGKARLFSCQDLSMDVLAKIMHEAPKVAGWKIEGRKKGPHYVYHATRAYKLLRDDPGPEEKKEALALLERALGRQGTRYNFLPQRPISAVAPEKSTASGLQIGRTKRERKGFSISCREKLLGGDVLRVGFEDEPWHQTVLVRKRQPKAKPLPCSAVKALPPDNTPVFLIDRKEPELMQEIKELQAKTDKFPSPKIEPSQFSVYKPKPHKGRVRTQTMHVNRRAPQGRIPGNRGLWLDSFNLKSVPQKSVSDIWWWLPPVIWPNEEEWFAGMVGKALAKGARKFVANAPWQAAFLQSSKKPLVAWAGPFCNAGNVLAINQMKKLDFKGVILSPELTREDYLRLPRESPLPLGIVTEGLWPLCVSRTIAEGVKEESAITSPMNETLWVRKYGQNYWVFPGWPMSLSAEKKTLANAGYALFIAMHEPWPKAVPRANRTSQINWNLKLL from the coding sequence ATGGCTCTCGATAAACCGGAAATCCTGGCCCCGGCAGGCGATAAAACCTGCTTTTTGGCCGCCGTGGCGGGCGGCGCCGACGCTGTATACATGGGGCTGAAGCATTTCTCCGCCCGCATGGCTGCACAAAATTTTTCCATGGCCGAACTGGCCCAGTTGCGGCATCTGGCCGACGAAAAAAATGTGCGCATGTACATTGCCATGAACGTCATGGCCAAGTCCGGGGATCTGAACGCCGTGGGCAGGCAGGTGGACAAGCTCCGCCGCTACGCCAAGCCCGACGCTCTCATTGTCCAGGACCTGGGCGTGGCTGCTGCAGCCCGGCAGGCCGGATACGCCGGAGAAATCCACCTCTCCACCCTGGCCAACGTGACTCACCCGGCAGCCCTGCCCCTGGTGCACGAAAAACTGGGGATCAACCGGGTGATCCTGCCCCGGGAGCTTTCCATCGACGAGATCAAACAATGCGACCAGGCCTGCCCCGACTCCATGACCCTGGAGGTCTTCGTCCATGGCGCCCTGTGTTACGGGGTTTCCGGCCGATGCTACTGGAGCACCTACCTGGGCGGAAAAAGCAGCCTGAGAGGCCGCTGCGTCCAGCCCTGTCGCAGAATGTACTCCCAGGGCGGGGGCAAGGCCCGGCTTTTTTCCTGCCAGGATTTGAGCATGGACGTGCTGGCCAAAATCATGCACGAAGCCCCCAAGGTGGCGGGCTGGAAGATCGAAGGCCGAAAAAAAGGGCCCCATTACGTGTATCACGCAACCAGGGCCTATAAACTGCTGCGGGACGACCCCGGCCCGGAAGAAAAAAAAGAAGCCCTGGCCTTGCTGGAAAGAGCCTTGGGCCGCCAGGGAACCCGGTACAATTTCCTGCCCCAGAGGCCCATCAGCGCGGTGGCGCCGGAAAAATCCACGGCTTCCGGCCTGCAGATCGGCAGGACCAAAAGAGAGCGCAAAGGATTCTCCATATCTTGCCGGGAAAAGCTCCTGGGCGGCGACGTGCTGCGCGTGGGCTTTGAAGACGAGCCCTGGCACCAGACCGTCCTGGTCCGCAAAAGGCAGCCCAAGGCCAAGCCCCTGCCCTGCTCCGCCGTAAAGGCTCTGCCGCCGGACAACACGCCCGTGTTTCTTATCGACCGGAAAGAGCCGGAGTTGATGCAGGAAATCAAGGAATTGCAGGCGAAAACGGACAAATTTCCCAGTCCGAAAATTGAGCCTTCCCAATTTTCCGTATACAAGCCCAAGCCCCATAAAGGGCGCGTACGCACCCAGACCATGCACGTGAATAGGCGGGCGCCCCAGGGCAGAATTCCCGGCAATCGCGGTCTTTGGCTGGATTCGTTCAATTTAAAAAGCGTTCCCCAAAAATCAGTGTCCGACATCTGGTGGTGGCTGCCGCCGGTGATCTGGCCCAACGAAGAGGAATGGTTCGCCGGCATGGTGGGCAAAGCCCTGGCCAAAGGCGCCAGAAAGTTCGTGGCCAACGCCCCCTGGCAGGCGGCTTTTCTGCAATCATCCAAAAAGCCGTTGGTCGCATGGGCCGGCCCCTTTTGCAATGCAGGCAATGTATTGGCAATTAACCAAATGAAAAAGCTGGATTTCAAAGGCGTGATTTTAAGCCCCGAACTCACCCGGGAGGATTATTTGAGGCTGCCCCGGGAAAGCCCCCTGCCCCTGGGAATCGTCACGGAAGGCTTGTGGCCCTTGTGCGTGTCCCGCACCATCGCCGAGGGAGTTAAGGAGGAATCCGCCATCACCAGCCCCATGAACGAAACCCTGTGGGTGAGAAAATACGGCCAGAACTATTGGGTCTTTCCCGGCTGGCCCATGAGTCTGTCCGCGGAAAAGAAAACCCTGGCAAACGCGGGCTACGCCTTGTTCATCGCCATGCACGAGCCCTGGCCCAAGGCGGTTCCCCGCGCCAACCGCACCAGCCAGATCAATTGGAATTTGAAGCTGTTGTAG